CAGCCAGAGACAATCAGCGTTCCAACACCCAGCAGAAGGGCCCATTGAAAGAACCCCCAGTTACCAACCGTCAAAATCATTTCAGCCTCCTGTCTTTTCCTCTGTTCCCTTGACAATCAACGTTCTTCCTTGCTCACCGGGGCAACAGGATAAAGAAACTATGATGCCATCATTCCCCCGGACGGAAGGTCGCAATTTTCAAAGCCCCTTTCAGGGAATTCCCATTTCTGACTATAACCCACCGGTTTCCCAATCTCAAGAGGGAACCCACCTGCACCATGACCGAAACGGTCCGATCCTACCATAGAGCCATGCCTTTGAAAACATGAAAATCTCATACAAGGACAGGACCTTCAAAACACATCCCGGATGCGATAATCAAACCGATCCAGACATGTGATTTGAAACAGGACAATGCACCTTCAGGAGACAGACCTTTTCGGACTGCGAGAGACTGCCATACGATAAAGAACACAAAAACTCCGACAGTCCAGGGATAGAAATGGTTGAGTCCGAGATCAGACCCCGCCGACCAGAGAAACAGTGCGGACGACAGACCAAACAGGAGGATCGCTATCCACAAGCGATCGCCAAAGGTGACCGCTCCAGAACAGATACCCGCCTTGATGTCGTCTTCCCTGTCCGCAATCGCATACACCAGATCATAGGTTGTCGCCCAAAAAAGCCCGCCCAATGCAATCATGAAGGCAGGCCAACCCAGCGTTCCCCTTCCCTCAGCCCATGCCATCAAGGGGGCCGTCATTCCGAAGGGGATTCCCATAAAGATCTGCGGAAGAGGCATGAATCTTTTCATAAGGGGATAGAGCATTGTTGCCCCGAAACCTGCCAGGGCAACCATTCGTGTCAGGGGGTGCAAAAAAAGAAGGAGGCTTGCAGCAACGAAGGAAAGCGCCAGAAAGACAAGCCAGGCCGTCCGAAGACTCAATCTTCCAGAAGGCAAGGGACGATCGCGCGTCCTCCAGACTTTTCCATCGACATTTCTGTCCAGGATGTCATTAATGGCACATCCGGCCGATCGCATCACGAAAGCCCCCGTTCCAAACAGCAAGATCATGGAAACAGGCGGTTTTCCCCCCCATGCTGCCAAGAGACCCCACAAGGCTGGCATAAAAAGAAGAAGCGTCCCGACGGGACGACGAAACCTGATCAGATCGAGTATAGCAATCACAGTGTTCATGGAAGATGAACCTTTTCCAGAATGCCTTGCAGTCGCGGAAGGATCCATTCCTGTATGGTCAGCCTCGGAGCAGGGTATACAACGAGATCGTAGATCCTGCTCCACAAAACCTCCTGATGACGTCGCACGTCCTGGATCTCCAGACCAGGTCCGGATGACTTGAGGATCGTAAGCCCCTCCCGAATCAATGGCCCTTTTTTTTTCGACAAGGCAGGACCAATAGGTTGACTGTCCTGCAGGATTTCCCTGTCTTCCGGAGAAATTGGGGTGGGAATACGCGTCAATGCCTGAACAACAGGGCCCAGATTCGGCAAACATAAATTGACAAGCCGTGAGTCTGGGGAAGGCGGCGGAAGCATTTCGACAGTCACAGGACCGCATCCGATAAACTCAAGCGTGCGCGTCAGGGATCCATCAATTCCCAGAAGAAGGCGTATTCCGGGAGGAACAGTGTTTAAGGCTTCCCATCCGGAGACTCCTTCCCGATAAACAACGAAATCTTCTTCCACTTAGGAAGGACTCGGTGCTTCCAAGGAAGACGAACGGGGAGGAGAGGTTTTTCCCAAGACCGAAGTCAGCTCTCTCATGACAGCCCGCCCTATCTTCATCGGCTCTTCATCCCATGCCAGAAGACATGCCCTTGCAATCATTTTTCCCAAACGTCCGGGATTGTAAAGGAGTTTTCGGATAGTGACCGGGTTCAGCGTAATCGGATTATAGTCTTCTTCGAGGTAACCCTCCCGCATCAGTCTTTTTTCAAAGCCTGTATGTGGCTGAACCGCCAGAAAAAACACCATCGGATAAACCCTGTCCTCTCCAAAAATAGAACAGATCGATTCATAGGACCGGATGGACTCGCGCAATGTTTCTTCTGTTTCTCCCGGAGCATTCAGGGAGTAATTGAGAATGATATTTCCCTTGTACCCTGCATCACGCAGATTACGGCACCCTTCAACGAGCTGGTCCAGACGGAATCCCATACGGAGAGAGTCCAGGATTTCCTGTGATCCGGAAGTCACGGAAACTTCGAGATCACCCATTCCGGATTCCACCATCAGCTTTGCCATCTCAGGTGAAATAAGGCTTGTCCGGATATAACCGCTCCAGCTGATTTTCATCCCGCTGTCCCGCAAGGCTTTCAGCAAATCCATGGCTTCCGGAATCGCCTTTACACCCGGAATGAACTGAGCATCGGCAAACCAGAAGTTCCGGATCCCCCACCGGTCATAGTATTGGCGCATTTCATTGACAATGTCTTCCGGGTCCCGATAATAGACCCTCTTTCCCTCAATATAGGTATAGAGACAAAACGAACATCCATAGGGACATCCGCGCTTCGTCTGAATTCCGACCATCGTCCTGTGATAAAACTCATGGCCTTCAAACACACTTTCAAGATACCGAAGGTCATAGGGGGCGCTTCGAATGGCAACTCCCCCCTCCTTCTTTCCCCGAATCGTCTTGCCATTTTTCCGGTAAATGACCCTGTCATCATCGACGGGCTTACCTTCAACGATTTTCACGATCGCGTCTTCCCCTTCTCCGACAACCCCGATCACCCCTTCCGGAAGGAGTTTTATGATCTGGTCCGCGAAAACGGAAAAAGCACCTCCTCCAACCATCACCCGGGCCTTGGGGGCAAGGCGGATTCCCTCTTTGATCAAACGAAGCTTTTTATTGAACTCGTTCTTGTATTTCCAGACCATACGAAGGCCATCCAAAGCCGCCCTCGCCCGAACCAGAGGATTGGGAGAATAATAAAACTCGAATGCTCGGCGGAGGGAATTATCCCCCTCATGCGGGGCAAAAATCTGGACATCTCTCCAGGAAAAAGCAAGAAGATCTGGCTGGAACTCGGAAATTTTCCTGGCCAACTCCTTTTTGACAGCACCTTCTGGAACCTGCGTGAGATCCAGGACAGAAATTGCCACTTCCGGATGATGCCGATGAAGCCAGTTGACAAGATATCCGATTCCTACGGGAAAGATAGGGCTGACCGGAAGCCAGACAAAGAGAACTTTTTTCAGAATGGAAGGGGGAGTTGAAGGGACTAGAGAAAGAGGCTCAACATGATCTTTCAATAATGGGGCAGACGTGGACATATCACCGGACTCCCATATGGATCGCAACGATGCCTCCCGAAAGGTTCCTGTAAGAGACCTCCCGGAATCCCGCCTTCTGTATCATGGAGCAAAAGGTTTCCTGGTTCGGGAAACGGGCAATCGATGCGGGCAGATATTCATAGATCCCTGTCTGGTCTCCGGACACGATTTTGCCGATCGATGGCAGCAGGGCAAAAGAATAGAACTTGTACATTTGCCGCCAGAGACTATTCACGGGCGTTGAGAACTCAAGACACGCAAAACGCCCTCCCGGCTTCAGAACCCGATATATTTCCGACAAGGCGGCCTCCAGGTGGGAGACGTTTCTGAGACCAAACCCGACAACGAGCCGGTCTACAGAAGAGTCCCTGAGAGACAGGAATTCAGCATTCGTCTGAACGACAGAAACGGAACTCTTTTCCGCATTGCCAGACTGTTTTGCCTTGACCTTCTCAAGGCCAATCCGGAGCATTGCAAAATTCAGGTCCATCGTCAGGACATGGCCGGTCTTTCCGGATTTTGACGCCGCCAGGAGCGACAAGTCCGCCGTTCCTCCGCACAGGTCGATCACGGTGTTCCCTTCCCGTATATCCAGAAGGGAGATCGTCAGCCTTTTCCAGAGATGATGAAGGCCGAAACTCAAAACGGTATTGTTAATGTCATATGCAGTGGCGGCAGAAGTAAACATATTCTGCACGACTGTTTCTTTTTCATTCGTATCCGGCAAAGTATATGTTTTCATAATTCTCCAATTATATGTAATCCCTTGCCCTTTACGCAAAGGGTTCCTTTCCGGTTTTCCAAGACACTCTCCCCGGAACAGATCTCTATCTCGGCATCAGCTTCCCGTTAACGGCTCCCCAGTAATACCAGAGAGAGAAGTTGGGAATGACAGCCATGTATTCATTATTCCCAAACACGGGAAGAAGGACTCCTGCGGAGAACATCAGACGGGTGGTCAAATTATATTCGATCGTTGGCTGGAGTCCCATCAGGTTGAAATTTGTGGGCGTGACCGACGGCCCGATCCCATCGATACTGAAAGGGAGCCCCGAAAGCCCGACAAATTCCAGGATCGCTCCAAATCCGGTTTCATCATTAAAAACATCCTCCACCCCAAACCGGTACTGGGCCAGATCTCCATACTGAATTTGTTGTTCTGCCGTTTTTCCGGGCAAAACACCATTGGTCGGAACATTAAACGTATAGAAAAAATCTGAATAAAGGCGGAAAGGTTTCACATTTTTTCGGATAAACAGACCAGTTGTGAGAGCATAGGACCCAAAATGGGTGGATGGAACGACAGAGAGCGGAGGAAGGCCGCCTTTGGGAACAGGCGTCCCCAGCCAGGTCGTTGTCGGTAATGTAATCAAAAAGGGAGTGGCAACGGATGGCCGCCAACTGTTTGGGTCCTGAATGACCCACCGGTGCTTGATTCCAAATGTGAAATCGTTCAACCCTGTCCCATACAAATTTTGACCATTCGAGGATGAAAAGGTCGAAATCATGGATGGCAGGAGGACCAGCTCATCATTGGTGGTCAGGCCATAATAGACTGCTCCCAGTAAAAGAAGCTGCGTCTGATAAAACCCGCTTGGCAGTCCCTGTATTCCCCCCGAAGCCGTGTACTGGGCTTCCGTAAATCGGGAATAAAAAAACATCCTGCCATTCAGCTCCCCTTCCGGCAACGTGTCTGCAATCGGCAGAAACTCTGGTCCCCCTGTAATAGGATTCCATGTGTGTCGGTAAGCCGCCAGAGCATCCGGCCCATTTCTTGACAAAGGGAAGAGTGAAGGTTTTTTTCTCTTCTTCTTTGTCTTTGTTTGCGAAGCAGCGGTGGATTTCCCGGTGACTCCTGGAGACTTTTGCAAAGACTGCCCACTTGTCCCCCCGGAAGTCCCTGATCGTTTCACTTTCTTCGTTTTTGAGGATGTCGGACGGGATTTTTCACGGGCATTTCCCGGAGAGGATGTGGCAGAAGAACTATCACCTGATGTCATCTGGGATGTATTTGGAGACAAAGGATCTGCTGCACTGAGATTTGCTTTCAGCAAAAGGAAAATCAGAAGCAGAATGGATACCGGACTTTTCCCGCAGAGCAGAGCATATTTTCTTGTTCTCACAAATGGGTCCCTCCAGCCAATACGCTATATTGCCCGCGTCCCAAAATACACTATACTGGCAGAAGACAAGCACACGACACGGACAAGGGAGTCTGGGCATGAGTCTTGAAAAAATTGCGATTATTGATATCGGATCGAATTCCATGCGGCTTGAAATTCTTGCACGCCGTGGTTCAGATTACTGGCTTGTTGAAAAACAAAAAGAAACGGCTCGCATTTCTTCGGGGATGTACAATGAAACAACGATTACACGCGAATCTCTGGAAAGAGCAAAACTGGCTCTCGAAAAATTTTCTTCTCTGATCGCCTTCCATCGCGCCGACCATATTCGGTGCGTCGCGACAAGTGCTGTTCGTGACGCCAAAAATCAGGCGGACGTTCTCGAACTCCTTGGCTCCAACCTTCCATACAAGATCGAAGTCTTATCCGGGGAAGAAGAAGCATTTTACAGTTACTTTGGGGTTAAAAACAGCCTTGACCTCGACGATGGTGTTGTATTCGATGTGGGTGGAGGCAGCACCGAGTGCATCAGCGTCCGAAAGGGTCAGATGGACACCGTCTGCACCCTTCCCTTGGGGGCCGTCCGACTGACCGAACTGTTCTTTCGAAAGAATCAGGGTCCCACATCACGCGAATGGAAAAAGCTGGAAAAACACATCGACCGGGTTCTTTCGGAAGCTCCTTCGTCTCTCCTTTCGTCATCCCCCCGACTCGTCGGCGTCGGAGGTACCGTCCGCCAAATCGCGAGAATTTCCCAGCGCCTTCAAAAATACCCTCTCTATCCGATCGTTCATCAATATGTTGTGGAAAAACGCGAAATGGACCGGATCATGACCTCCGTCCGGGAAATGTCGTTCTCCCAGAGGAGCGAGGTGCTGGGCATCCCCCGCGACCGTGCCGATATTTTACCGGCGGGAATTCTCTTGATTTCCCGTATTCTGGACTTTTTCCGGAGCGACTCCCTGACAGTGTCACAACAAGGTCTTCGCTATGGCCTCTTCATGGAGTACTACAGGGGTGGCAGGGAAAAATTGTCAGAAAGTCCGGCAAAACTCACATTACGTCGAATATCGAGAAAATATGGAAGCTACCGTGATTCGCGCAACCAGCGAAAACTGACGTTAGCTCTTGGAAGGGCCCTCTTTCCGGACACGTTTTCCGATCCCCGGCAGAGGATTCTCCTGTCCACCGTCAGCACTCTCTCCATGACTCCACTGTATTTTCATCCGGTCACCGATACATCGAACATCGGCCCCCTTTTTCTTGAAGAAGACCTTCAGGGATTCAGCCACCCTGAACGTGTCATGATCACGCTGGCTCTCATTCGAAGTCGAACCCCCCAGGAACAGGATTTCCGGAAAAACATGAAACCGTTCTCAGACATGTTGAATCCCGACCAGATCAACAAGGTCAATCTCTATGCCCGACTGACGACCTTGGCCCGGGATGCCCTTCTTTTTTCCGGTGGCAGACTCCCTGTCCTCTCCTACACAGATCCCTATCTGATGATTGCAGATCCGGGGAATTTAGACGAGGACAATCACTACGAATCCACCCTCATCCAGACCCAGGAGAGAGATCTGGGGAAAGGGCGAAACGTGATCCTCCAGTGGATGCGCTATATCCCCCCGCAAGGAGGGATTCACTACCATTAGAGCAGGGATTGTATCAGGGGATTCACGAGTCGTCGGACAACCCGCTGTGTCTCTTCGACGGGCTTTGCTCCGTCGAGAACGGAAAATCCGTGTTCTTTCGCCAAATTTTCGTACCCTTCGAGAACGCGCGACTGAAAAAGGATATAGGACTCCCGGGGATTCATCGAAAGCTCCATATCGAGTCCTGCCTCGTAGTACTTGATATCCCGGACCTGGGTGATCCGGTCATAGGCCAATGCAGGGTCCATCCGGAAAAAGAAAGTCAGGTCCGGACGAATGGCAAAGCGAAAATTATTGACGAGCCAGTCCCGGGGGATCCCCCTGGCAGCGTCACGGGCAATGGCTGTATAGATGTATCTGTCTGAAAGAACAATCTTTCCTGCATTCAGAGCAGGAAGAATTTCGTGTGTATAACGATAGCTGAAATCGGCTGCGTGGAGAAGACTGAAGCCATAAGGTGTAAGAAGCTGTTTTTTCTTTGCTTTCTTGATAATCGGGGAGATTTCCTGGCTTGAATTCCATGCGTTTCTCAAAACTCCGAATCCCTTGATTCGGAGATAGTTTTCAAGAAGTTCTATCTGGGTGGACTTTCCCGAACCGTCAATCCCCTCGACGACAATCAGTCTGCCCGGAAATGAATGGCTTGTCATGAACGGCACCCTTTACGACGGCTCCGGTTCCGGAGTATCTGCGAGATGGATTGTCGGAGCTCCAGTTGCTGCAACTGGATCGGCTTCATTGCATCGACCGTTTCAAACCCATCGGACAAGGCCATTTCCCGATAAATCTCAATCAGTCTTTTTTGATAGATGACAAAGGAATCCTTTTTCCGGTTTGCAAGATTCAGGTCCATTCCCGCCTCATAATAATCAAAATATCTTTCATCCCGGGATTTCCACTGAATCCTGTTCAAGAGGTCTTCAAACCGGACATCGAGATAAAACGTCCTCGCAGGAGTCAGGGCAAAGTCAAACATTTTCCGGATCCAGTCTTGTTCAATCCCCCGAATCATCGCCCTGGCAAAAACGGTATAGACATATTGCTCGGCAATGACGACCTTGCCGGATGCGAGGGCCGGAATAATGACGTGTTCAAACCGGTCAACAAAATCGGCTGCATAAAGAAAGCAGAACGTCACCGGGTCAAGCGTGTTGCGCTCTTTCAGTTTGGAAATTGCTCCCCGAATCAGTTCCGCTGTATTGCATGGGGACAGAACAACCCCTTGTCCGCGGGATTCAAAAAAGTGCTTGAGCAGTTCAGACTGAGTCGTTTTACCGGAGCCATCCGTACCCTCGATCGCGATCAGGGTCCCCGGGTATTGAGAAGTTTTTTCCATGCCTCTGATCTCCCTGGGCGCATTCGACTAACGATGGCATGAAAATTTTCCGAAGGCTTATGATATGGTAAAAGTTTACGGCGTTGTCAATCAATCCTGACTGAACGCTTAACGTGTCCGGAGACATCCCAGGGTCGTGGCATGGACGGTCAGAGGTTTTTTTGACAAGACGGAACCATTCGAGCTCCAGATTGAAAATTTGTAGGCTCGGCAAGGGAGAAGTCCATGTATCTGATAAACATTCCGGGGAATGTCCGCCACAAGGATTCCTTCGCTGTAAAGAAGATAATCCGTTGCTCCGGTCACCCGGGTCCATTGGAGATAAAACCCGTCCCCCTCTTCAAAAGGGACAATATGGATAAAGCGGGGGGGAGAAATGCTTGAAAATCCGTTTCCGGCTCGGTCTGGCGGAGTCGAAGCCGAAGATGTTGTTTTTGAACCACTTTGGTAGGAAGAGTCGCTCTGTGGCACCGGCCTGTTTCCAGACGATCCTCCGGAAGACCCGCTAAAAAGGCCTCCCAACAAACCGTGGGGATTGTTCCAGACGGAGGAAGAGCATCCCGCCGAAGCAAGGAAAAAGCTCGATGCTATAAAATGAACAAAAGCCTTCTTTATTTTATCCAATTTAATCCTATACTTATGATAACTCATAATTGACATGCCAATGGAAAATTGAGATTATTCTTTTTCTGTCGACAAAAGATCTGCCCCATTTCGCAACATCTTCACTCCAGGGTTAAGAATCATGATGGAATCTTCGCAATCTCGTATCGTCATCGGCTCCGACCACGCCGGTTATCCCCTGAAAGAAGCCTTACGGAAACGTCTGGAGAAAGACGGCTACCCCCTTCTGGATGTCGGGACGTTCTCCGAAGAATCTGTCGACTATCCCGATTATGCCGAAAAAGTCGCCCGGGCTCTGCATGCCGGAGAGGGAGATATTGGCATTCTCCTCTGCGGAACCGGCATCGGCGTATCCATTGCCGCCAATAAAATCAAAGGCATCCGGGCGGCTCTCATTTACAACGATGAGACAGCCAGTCTTGCACACCGGCATAACAATGCCAATGTTATTTGTTTCGGCGGACGGGAAGTCTCCGAAGATCAGGCCCACACCTGGACCCGACTCTTCCTCTCCGCATCCTTCGAAGGCGGAAGGCACCAACGAAGAATTGACGAGATTTCTGCACTTGAATCGCCCGGAAACATCGGGCACTCCTAACAGTCTTTCCGAAAGGATCAAAAGCCAATGTCCTGGCTCATACAATCGGACCCTGAAGTCCATGGAGCAATTTCCGAAGAAATCCGGCGGGAACAGGAAAAACTCATTCTGATCGCCTCGGAAAATTATGTGAGCCGACCCATTCTGGAAGCCGTCGGATCCGTGATGACAAACAAATACGCTGAGGGCTATCCGGGACGCCGTTATTACGCCGGATGCGAAGCTGTCGACCAGGTGGAAACCCTCGCAATCGAACGAGCCAAGAGTCTCTTCGGCGCAGAACATGCAAATGTTCAGCCTCACTCCGGATCCCAGGCAAACATGGCAGTTTATCTCGCTTCAATCAATCCCGGAGATACCATTCTGGGAATGAACCTGGCGCACGGTGGACACCTCACTCACGGGAGTCCGGTCTCTTTTTCCGGACATTACTACAAAGCGGTGTTTTATGGCGTTCGCAAAGAGACCGGTCTGATCGACTACGATCAGGTCGAAAGTCTTGCCCGACAGCACAAACCCAAGATCATCATTGCAGGGGCCAGTGCCTACCCAAGGATCATTGACTTTTCGTTTTTCCGAAAAGTTGCCGATGAGGTTGGCGCCCATCTTCTTGTGGACATGGCGCATTTTGCGGGTCTCGTGGCAGCCGGAATGCACCCTTCCCCCTTTCCCTACGCCGACTTCGTCACGACCTCCACACACAAGACACTCCGCGGACCACGCGGGGGAATGGCCTTTTGCAAGGAACAGTGGGCAAAACCCCTTGATAAGGGGGTCTTTCCCATGATGCAGGGAGGTCCTCTCATGCATGTCGTGGCCGGAAAAGCCGTTATGCTGAAAGAAGCCTCCATGCCCTCCTTCAAGAATTATATTGCTCGGGTTCTGGAAAATGCCCGCATTCTCTCGGAGACACTTGCCGCCCACGGGTATGATATCCTTACGGGAGGAACAGACAATCACCTCATGCTGATCGATCTTCGCTCCAAAGGACTGACAGGAAAAGAGGGAGAAAAACTCCTCTCGGACACGGGAATCTACTGCAATAAAAATGCTGTGCCCTTCGATGACAAACCCCCCACTGTTACCAGCGGGATTCGGCTGGGAACCCCTGCCATCACGACAAGAGGGTTCAATGCGGATGAAATTCGTGAAGTCGGGGAGATCATCCATCGCGTTCTGTCAGGCCAAGGCAAGGAGATTGTGATGAAAGAAGCACGGGAAGCCGTGAAACGCCTCCTCGACAAACATCCTATCTATACGGATCTGGCCTGATTCCGACTCGGAAAAGGTGGGCGCTTGAAATGTCCCTATTGCAATTCTCCAGACTCCAAAGTCACCGATTCCCGCTTAACGGGTGACGGGTTTGGCATTCGCAGGCGCCGCTTTTGTGAAAAGTGCGGGCGTCGGTTCACGACTTATGAGTGGGTCCAGGAAACTCTTCCCGCTGTCAAGAAGAAAGATGGAAGGCGTGAACCGTTTGATCGCCAGAAGTTGCTCAGAGGTCTGATTCTGGCCTGTCAGAAAAGACCGGTTGCGCGCGGGCAACTGGAGGCGGTCGCTCTCAATATTGAACGTTCATTTCTCGACCGTGGGGAATCGGAAATCGATGGTCGTGAAATTGGCGAAAAAGTGATGGAATCCCTTGAAAAACTGGACAGAGTCGCTTATGTTCGTTTTGCGTCTGTCTACAGAAACTTCCAGGATCCTCATCAATTCATTGAGGAACTGAAAAGACTCATCGAATCCGATCCCTCCCCCTCATGAAGTCTGTAACCATTGTTCCAATGACAGGCCTTCCGGAGCCTTTTCTGACGTACTCCTGGACAGAAACAGACCGGACTCCGATTCCAGGAACGCGTGTCCGGATCCCTCTCGGAAAAAGAGAGATCGTTGGATTCATCTGGAACGCCACCCCGCCATCTCCCCAAAAAAAATTGACCCTCAAACCAGTTCTCGAGATCCTGGACTCGTATCCGGTTCTTCCTCCCTGTCTCCATCCGATTTATGAGTTCTCCTCCTGGTTTTACCGATTGCCGCTCGGACTCCTTCTCCGAAATACCCTGCCCCAGCCGCTCGCCAAACCCTTGCCTCTGTCCTCCAAAATCCAACAAGCAGCCCCTTCTCCTCCCAGCCGTGCAACCTCCGACCTCCCACCCATGACCGATGACCAGAAACAAGTCTTTCTGGAATGGGAAGCCAAACAGGCGGACCAATTTTCAATTACCGTTTTGAGAGGCGTTACAGGTTCGGGAAAAACCCGTCTATATCAGGAGATGGCCAAACACACTTTTTCCCGGGATCGTCAGGTCCTCCTCCTGACACCAGAAATAGGGCTTGTTCCGCAGCTCGAAGAGGCGTTCTCCGGACTTGTCCCCCGGATTGGAGTCATCCACAGTCAAATTACTCCCATGAAAAGACTTTCCTCATGGATGTCGATTCTCAGGGGAGAGATGTCTCTTGTCGTCGGTCCCAGATCCGCCTTTTTCTCTCCACTGACACATCTGGGACTGATTATCGTGGACGAAGAGCATGATTCTGCCTATCAAGCGTGGGAAGGACTCTCCTTTAATGTCCGCAACCTTGCCCTGAAATATGCACAGCTTCGTCAAATCCCTGTCGTTCTGGGTTCTGCTACACCGCTTGCGGAATCTCTCTATTACGCAGGGTCCCACCGTTACACCCTCCTGAGCCTTCCCCGAAGAATTCACGGTTCTTCCCTTCCTGAAATCACACTCACTGCGCCTTCCCGAAAAGAGAAGATCTTTCCCTCTTCCCTTCTCGGTGAGATCGATCAAACCCTGAAAGACGGGGAACAGACAGTTATCTTGCTGAACAGACGTGGTTATGCCCCTCTTCTGCAATGCCTCACATGCAAGAATGTGCTCATGTGCAAGAAGTGCTCTGTCCGCCTCGTCCTCCACAAGAAACCCACCCGTCAACTCGTCTGTCATCTTTGCGCATCTCGGTTCAATCCCCCCGATCATTGTTCTGAATGTGGCGGAACTTTCCTTTCGGAAGATGGGCTGGCAACACAAAAAGCCGAAGATTTGCTCTCTTTTCATTTTCCAAACGCCCGTGTGATCCGGCTGGACCAGGACACCCGCTCCAGAGAGCACTCATCAAGGACACCTTTTTCCGAAACGGAGGCCGATATCCTGATCGGAACCCAAATGATCGCGAAAGGGCATGACTTTCGTCGCGTGACCCTGGGCATTGTCCTTGAAATGGATCAGGCTCTCTCGTTGCCAGATTACCGGAGCGAGGAAAGAGTTTTTCAGCTCGTTCTACAACTGGCTGGACGTGTCGGAAGACATAGACCCGGTGGACGGGTTCATCTTGTGACCGCGAAACCGGATCTTCCCCTTTACCAGTATTTGAAAAATTATGACCAGGACGGATTTATCCAGCATGTCCTGAGGGAGAGAAAAGCATTTGGTTACCCTCCCTTCGGCAGGATTGCTCTTCTGACTCTGTCTTCGAAAGACGAAAAGACTCTTTTGGAGATTGTGTCATCCCTTGATCGACTCTGGAGAGCCGGGCATGACACGGAAGGAGTGTCCCTCCTGGGACCTGTACCAGCACCTGTTTACAAGGCAAAACTTTATTACCGCTACCAATATCTCATCAAAAGCTCTTCTATCGAAAAGATCCATTCTGCCATCGATTTTTTCCAGAAACAGCTTGCCCCGGTCAGAGGGGCTCATGTGGGATGGGCAGTGGATCCTCCGGATCTTCTCTCTTTTTGACTTCAGGCTGTTTTTCCAATGGAACCTCCATTTCCATTGTCATCCGGAAGCGCTCCAGGAGTTTTTCCGGGTGAAATACTCCCAGAAACTTGCGATCGTCGATGACGTACAATGGGCGGATGTCTTTTCTGATCGCATCGTAAACTTGTTTCCACCC
The sequence above is drawn from the Leptospirillum ferriphilum ML-04 genome and encodes:
- the rpiB gene encoding ribose 5-phosphate isomerase B; translated protein: MMESSQSRIVIGSDHAGYPLKEALRKRLEKDGYPLLDVGTFSEESVDYPDYAEKVARALHAGEGDIGILLCGTGIGVSIAANKIKGIRAALIYNDETASLAHRHNNANVICFGGREVSEDQAHTWTRLFLSASFEGGRHQRRIDEISALESPGNIGHS
- the glyA gene encoding serine hydroxymethyltransferase, which codes for MSWLIQSDPEVHGAISEEIRREQEKLILIASENYVSRPILEAVGSVMTNKYAEGYPGRRYYAGCEAVDQVETLAIERAKSLFGAEHANVQPHSGSQANMAVYLASINPGDTILGMNLAHGGHLTHGSPVSFSGHYYKAVFYGVRKETGLIDYDQVESLARQHKPKIIIAGASAYPRIIDFSFFRKVADEVGAHLLVDMAHFAGLVAAGMHPSPFPYADFVTTSTHKTLRGPRGGMAFCKEQWAKPLDKGVFPMMQGGPLMHVVAGKAVMLKEASMPSFKNYIARVLENARILSETLAAHGYDILTGGTDNHLMLIDLRSKGLTGKEGEKLLSDTGIYCNKNAVPFDDKPPTVTSGIRLGTPAITTRGFNADEIREVGEIIHRVLSGQGKEIVMKEAREAVKRLLDKHPIYTDLA
- the nrdR gene encoding transcriptional regulator NrdR; protein product: MKCPYCNSPDSKVTDSRLTGDGFGIRRRRFCEKCGRRFTTYEWVQETLPAVKKKDGRREPFDRQKLLRGLILACQKRPVARGQLEAVALNIERSFLDRGESEIDGREIGEKVMESLEKLDRVAYVRFASVYRNFQDPHQFIEELKRLIESDPSPS
- the priA gene encoding replication restart helicase PriA codes for the protein MKSVTIVPMTGLPEPFLTYSWTETDRTPIPGTRVRIPLGKREIVGFIWNATPPSPQKKLTLKPVLEILDSYPVLPPCLHPIYEFSSWFYRLPLGLLLRNTLPQPLAKPLPLSSKIQQAAPSPPSRATSDLPPMTDDQKQVFLEWEAKQADQFSITVLRGVTGSGKTRLYQEMAKHTFSRDRQVLLLTPEIGLVPQLEEAFSGLVPRIGVIHSQITPMKRLSSWMSILRGEMSLVVGPRSAFFSPLTHLGLIIVDEEHDSAYQAWEGLSFNVRNLALKYAQLRQIPVVLGSATPLAESLYYAGSHRYTLLSLPRRIHGSSLPEITLTAPSRKEKIFPSSLLGEIDQTLKDGEQTVILLNRRGYAPLLQCLTCKNVLMCKKCSVRLVLHKKPTRQLVCHLCASRFNPPDHCSECGGTFLSEDGLATQKAEDLLSFHFPNARVIRLDQDTRSREHSSRTPFSETEADILIGTQMIAKGHDFRRVTLGIVLEMDQALSLPDYRSEERVFQLVLQLAGRVGRHRPGGRVHLVTAKPDLPLYQYLKNYDQDGFIQHVLRERKAFGYPPFGRIALLTLSSKDEKTLLEIVSSLDRLWRAGHDTEGVSLLGPVPAPVYKAKLYYRYQYLIKSSSIEKIHSAIDFFQKQLAPVRGAHVGWAVDPPDLLSF